In Oryza sativa Japonica Group chromosome 2, ASM3414082v1, the following are encoded in one genomic region:
- the LOC4328532 gene encoding desmethyl-deoxy-podophyllotoxin synthase, whose translation MAMVQDITGYLCLSLALLLLTLVLHKVARKATGNGAGKPRLPPGPWRLPVIGNLHQVAMGGPLVHRTMADLARRLDAPLMSLRLGELRVVVASSANAAREITKTHDVAFATRPWTSTIRVLMSDGVGLVFAPYGALWRQLRKIAVVELLSARRVQSFRRIREDEVGRLVAAVAAAPAAQPVNVSERIAALISDSAVRTIIGDRFERRDEFLEGLAEAIKITSGFSLGDLFPSSRLASFVGGTTRRAEANHRKNFELIECALRQHEERRAAGAVDDDEDLVDVLLRVQKDGSLQMPLTMGNIKAVVLELFGAGSETSANTLQWAMTELIMNPRVMLKAQAELSNVIKGKQTISEDDLVELKYLKLIIKETLRLHPVVPLLLPRECRETCEVMGYDIPIGTTVLVNVWAIGRDPKYWEDAETFIPERFEDGHIDFKGTNFEFIPFGAGRRMCPGMAFAEVIMELALASLLYHFDWELPDGISPTKVDMMEELGATIRRKNDLYLIPTVRVPLSTVL comes from the exons ATGGCCATGGTGCAAGACATCACCGGCTACCTGTGCCTCTCCTTGGCTCTCCTCTTGCTCACTCTCGTCCTCCACAAGGTGGCGAGGAAGGCGACCGGTAATGGCGCCGGCAAGCCGAGGCTTCCGCcggggccgtggcggctgcCGGTCATCGGCAACCTCCACCAGGTCGCGATGGGCGGCCCGCTCGTCCACCGCACCATGGCCGACCTGGCGCGCCGGCTGGACGCGCCGCTCATGTCGCTCAGGCTCGGCGAgctccgcgtcgtcgtcgcctcatCCGCCAACGCCGCCAGGGAGATCACCAAGACGCACGACGTCGCGTTCGCGACGCGGCCGTGGACCTCCACCATCCGCGTCCTGATGAGCGACGGCGTTGGGCTGGTGTTCGCGCCCTACGGCGCGCTGTGGCGGCAGCTCCGCAAGATCGCCGTGGTGGAGCTCCTCAGCGCGCGCCGCGTCCAGTCGTTCCGCCGCATCCGGGAGGACGAGgtcggccgcctcgtcgccgccgtcgccgccgccccggcggcGCAGCCCGTGAACGTCAGCGAGCGGATCGCGGCGCTCATCTCCGACTCGGCGGTGCGCACCATCATCGGCGACCGGTTCGAGAGGCGGGACGAGTTCCTGGAGGGTCTCGCCGAGGCGATCAAGATCACCTCCGGGTTCAGCCTCGGCGACCTGTTCCCGTCGTCGAGGCTGGCCAGCTTCGTCGGCGGCACGACGCGGCGGGCGGAGGCGAACCACCGCAAGAACTTCGAGCTGATAGAGTGCGCTCTGAGGCAGCACGAGGAGCGgagggccgccggcgccgtggacgacgacgaggacctcGTCGATGTGCTTCTCAGGGTTCAGAAGGATGGGAGCCTCCAGATGCCTCTCACCATGGGCAATATCAAAGCCGTCGTCCTG GAACTTTTTGGTGCTGGGAGCGAGACATCAGCTAATACACTTCAATGGGCGATGACTGAGCTCATAATGAATCCAAGAGTGATGCTGAAGGCACAAGCTGAGTTAAGTAACGTCATCAAAGGAAAGCAAACGATATCTGAAGATGACTTAGTTGAATTGAAGTACTTAAAACTTATTATCAAAGAGACCTTAAGGTTACATCCTGTAGTGCCACTACTTCTCCCTAGGGAATGTCGGGAGACATGTGAGGTCATGGGTTACGATATCCCCATAGGTACTACTGTGCTTGTTAACGTATGGGCAATAGGTAGAGATCCTAAGTATTGGGAGGATGCTGAGACATTCATACCTGAACGATTTGAGGATGGCCATATAGACTTCAAAGGAACAAACTTTGAATTTATACCGTTTGGAGCTGGACGAAGGATGTGCCCTGGCATGGCATTTGCAGAAGTAATCATGGAGCTCGCTCTAGCCTCATTGCTTTACCACTTTGATTGGGAGCTCCCTGATGGCATCTCGCCAACCAAGGTGGACATGATGGAGGAGTTGGGTGCTACAATTCGAAGAAAGAACGATCTTTACCTTATTCCTACTGTCCGTGTGCCTTTGTCAACTGTCTTATAG
- the LOC4328533 gene encoding desmethyl-deoxy-podophyllotoxin synthase, with product MAMADLELEKVASFLLAALLPLVLFKLAAAKRGGGDGGMRLPPGPWRLPVIGNLHQIMAGGQLVHRTMAGLARGLGDAPLLSLRLGEVPIVVASSADAAREIMSRHDAKFATRPWSPTVRVQMVDGEGLAFAPYGALWRQLRKITMVELLSPRRVRSFRRVREEEVGRLVVAVATAATRRPGEAAVNVGERLTVLITDIAVRTIIGDRFERREDFLDAAAEWVKIMSGFSLGDLFPSSRLASFVSGTVRRAEANHRKNFELMDYALKQHEEKRAAAAAAGAGAVEDDEDIVDVLLRIQKEGGLEVPLTMGVIKGVIRDLFGAGSETSANTLQWTMSELVRNPRVMQKAQTELRDCLRGKQSVSEDDLIGLKYLKLVIKETLRLHPVVPLLLPRECQETCNIMGYDVPKGTNVLVNVWAICRDPRHWENAETFIPERFEDSTVDFKGTDFEFIPFGAGRRMCPGLAFAQVSMELALASLLYHFDWELPSGVAPSNLDMEEEMGITIRRKNDLYLVPKVRVPL from the exons atggccatggccgacCTGGAGTTGGAGAAGGTTGCGAGCTTCTTGCTGGCGGCGCTGCTGCCGCTCGTGCTCTTcaagctggcggcggcgaagcgcggtggtggcgatggcggcatGAGGCTGCCGCCTGGGCCGTGGCGGCTGCCGGTGATCGGCAACCTGCACCAGATCATGGCGGGTGGCCAGCTCGTGCACCGCACCATGGCCGGCCTGGCGAGGGGGCTCGGCGACGCGCCGCTGCTGTCGCTCAGGCTCGGCGAGGTCCCCATCGTCGTGGCCTCGTCGGCCGACGCCGCGAGGGAGATCATGAGCAGGCACGACGCCAAGTTCGCCACACGGCCGTGGAGCCCCACCGTGCGGGTCCAGATGGTCGACGGCGAGGGCCTCGCGTTCGCGCCCTACGGCGCGCTGTGGCGGCAGCTGCGCAAGATCACCATGGTGGAGCTGCTCAGCCCGCGCCGCGTCAGGTCGTTCCGCCgcgtgcgggaggaggaggtcggccgcctcgtcgtcgccgtcgccacggcggcgacgcggcggcccggcgaggccgccgtGAACGTCGGCGAGCGGCTCACCGTGCTGATCACCGACATCGCGGTGCGCACGATCATCGGCGACCGGTTCGAGCGGCGGGAGGatttcctcgacgccgccgccgagtggGTCAAGATCATGTCCGGGTTCAGCCTCGGCGACCTGTTCCCGTCGTCGAGGCTGGCCAGCTTCGTCAGCGGCACGGTGCGCCGGGCGGAGGCGAACCACCGCAAGAACTTCGAGCTGATGGATTACGCTCTCAAGCAGCATGAGGAGAAGAGggcagctgctgcagctgccggcgccggcgccgtggaagACGATGAGGACATCGTCGACGTGCTTCTCAGGATTCAGAAGGAAGGGGGCCTCGAAGTGCCCCTCACCATGGGCGTCATCAAAGGCGTCATTCGT GACCTTTTTGGTGCCGGGAGTGAGACATCagctaatacactccaatggaCTATGTCCGAGCTCGTGAGGAACCCAAGAGTGATGCAAAAGGCACAAACTGAGCTACGTGATTGTCTTCGAGGAAAGCAATCGGTGTCAGAAGATGATTTGATCGGATTGAAATACTTGAAGCTTGTCATCAAGGAAACCCTAAGGCTGCATCCTGTAGTGCCACTGCTTCTTCCGAGAGAATGTCAAGAGACATGTAACATTATGGGGTACGACGTGCCCAAGGGTACAAACGTGCTCGTGAACGTCTGGGCAATATGCAGAGATCCTAGGCATTGGGAAAATGCTGAGACATTCATACCAGAGCGATTTGAGGATAGCACCGTAGACTTTAAAGGCACAGACTTTGAGTTCATACCATTTGGAGCAGGACGAAGGATGTGCCCTGGTTTGGCATTTGCGCAGGTTAGCATGGAGCTTGCTCTAGCCTCATTGCTATATCATTTCGACTGGGAACTCCCTAGTGGTGTTGCGCCAAGCAATCTAGACATGGAAGAGGAGATGGGTATCACCATCCGAAGGAAGAATGATCTTTACCTGGTTCCAAAGGTCCGTGTGCCTCTATAG
- the LOC4328536 gene encoding desmethyl-deoxy-podophyllotoxin synthase, protein MEQVSCFAAAAAVVVVVLLLARMLLAPRGEWDGLNLPPSPPRLPFIGSFHLLRRSPLVHRALADVARQLGSPPLMYMRIGELPAIVVSSADAAREVMKTHDIKFASRPWPPTIRKLRAQGKGIFFEPYGALWRQLRKICIVKLLSVRRVSSFHGVREEEAGRLVAAVAATPPGQAVNLTERIEVVIADTTMRPMIGERFERREDFLELLPEIVKIASGFSLDDLFPSSWLACAIGGSQRRGEASHRTSYELVDSAFRQRQQQREAMAASPPDIAKEEEDDLMDELIRIHKEGSLEVPLTAGNLKAVILDLFGAGSETSSDALQWAMSELMRNPRVMEKAQNEVQSILKGKPSVTEADVANLKYLKMIVKETHRLHPVLPLLIPRECQQTCQIMGYDVPQGSVIFINSWAIMRDPKHWDDAETFKPERFEDGEIDLKGTNYEFTPFGAGRRICPGLALAQASIEFMLATLLYHFDWELPNRAAPEELDMTEEMGITIRRKKDLYLLPTLRVPLTA, encoded by the exons ATGGAGCAGGTCTcgtgcttcgccgccgccgccgccgtcgtcgtcgtggttcTCTTGCTCGCCCGCAtgctcctcgcgccgcgcggggAGTGGGACGGGCTGAACCTGCCGCCCAGCCCGCCGCGGCTGCCGTTCATCGGCAgcttccacctcctccgccgcagcccGCTCGTCCACCGCGCGCTGGCCGACGTCGCGCGGCAGctcggctcgccgccgctcaTGTACATGAGGATCGGCGAGCTCCCGGCCATCGTCGTGTCGTCCGCCGACGCGGCGCGCGAGGTCATGAAGACGCACGACATCAAGTTCGCGTCGCGGCCGTGGCCGCCGACCATCCGGAAGCTGCGCGCGCAGGGGAAGGGCATCTTCTTCGAGCCCTACGGCGCGCTGTGGCGCCAGCTCCGCAAGATCTGCATCGTCAAGCTGCTCAGCGTCCGCCGCGTCAGCTCGTTCCACGGCGTccgcgaggaggaggccggccgcctcgtcgccgccgtcgccgcgacgccgccgggaCAGGCCGTGAACCTGACCGAGCGGATCGAGGTGGTCATCGCGGACACGACGATGCGCCCCATGATCGGGGAGAGGTTCGAGAGGCGTGAGGACTTCCTCGAGCTCCTCCCGGAGATCGTCAAGATCGCCTCCGGGTTCAGCCTCGACGACCTGTTCCCGTCGTCGTGGCTCGCCTGCGCCATCGGCGGCTCgcagcgccgcggcgaggcgagccACCGGACATCCTACGAGCTGGTGGACAGCGCCTTCCGCCAGCGGCAGCAGCAAAGGGAGGCCatggccgcgtcgccgcctgaCATcgccaaggaggaggaggatgatttGATGGATGAGCTCATCAGGATACACAAGGAAGGTAGCCTCGAGGTGCCTCTTACTGCTGGCAACTTGAAAGCCGTCATCCTA GATCTCTTTGGTGCTGGAAGCGAGACATCCTCGGATGCGCTCCAATGGGCAATGTCAGAGCTGATGAGAAACCCAAGAGTGATGGAGAAAGCACAAAACGAGGTTCAAAGCATCCTCAAAGGGAAGCCATCGGTGACCGAAGCCGACGTAGCCAACCTAAAGTATCTGAAAATGATTGTCAAGGAGACTCATAGGCTACACCCGGTGTTGCCGTTGCTCATCCCAAGGGAGTGCCAGCAAACTTGCCAGATCATGGGGTATGATGTGCCCCAAGGTAGTGTCATATTTATAAACTCGTGGGCGATAATGAGGGACCCCAAGCATTGGGATGATGCCGAGACTTTCAAACCGGAGCGGTTTGAGGATGGTGAGATCGACCTCAAGGGTACAAACTATGAGTTCACACCATTTGGGGCTGGACGTAGGATCTGCCCTGGCTTGGCATTAGCCCAGGCCAGCATAGAGTTCATGCTCGCCACTCTGCTCTACCACTTCGACTGGGAGCTCCCTAACAGGGCTGCACCGGAGGAGCTGGACATGACTGAGGAGATGGGCATCACCATCCGAAGGAAGAAGGATCTCTACTTGCTCCCAACTCTCCGTGTGCCTCTTACCGCATAG
- the LOC4328535 gene encoding LOW QUALITY PROTEIN: uncharacterized protein (The sequence of the model RefSeq protein was modified relative to this genomic sequence to represent the inferred CDS: deleted 1 base in 1 codon; substituted 2 bases at 2 genomic stop codons), which produces MYLHLRAVCAMAMDGMEKVAWCACFLFLALMVVRLRTKRRGDNNGGVKLPPGPWRLPLVGNLHQVMARGPLVHRTMADLARRLDAPLMSLRLGEVPVVVASSADAAREITKTHDVAFATRPWSSTIRVMMSDGVGLVFAPYGALWRQLRKIAMVELLSARRVQSFRRIREDEVGRLVAAVAAAQPGEAVNVSERIAALVSDAAVRTIIGDRFERRDEFLEGLAEGIKITSGFSLGDLFPSSRLASFIGGTTRRAEANHRKNFELMECALKQHEEKRAAAAAAAAGAVEDDEDIVDVLLRIQKEGSLQVPLTMGNIKAVVLDLFGAGSETSANTLQXAMAELIMNPRTMLKAQAELRDALQGKQIVSEYDLVKLKYLKLIIKETLRLHPVVPLLLPGRECQETCKVMDYDVPIGTIVLVNMWVIGRDPKYWEDAKTFRPERFEDGHIDFKGMNFEYLPFGAGRRMCPGVAFAEAIMELALASLLYHFDWEFPDGISPAKMDMMEVMGSTVRKKNDLYLVPNAHVPVAPYSTRSICVAMAMDGMEKVAWCACFLLLALMVVRLTAKRRGDNGAERLPPGPWRLPLVGNLHQVMARGPLVHRTMADLARRLDAPLMSLRLGEVPVVVASSADAAREIMRTHDVAFATRPWNPTTRRLRCDGEGVVFATYGALWRQLRKLCVVELLGARRVRSFRRVREEEARRLVAAVAASPRGEAVNVSERITAVITDATMRAMIGDRFGRRDEFLELLADIVKIGSGFSLDDLFPSWRLAGAIGGMARRAEANHRRTYELMDSVFQQHEQRRVHVAAPADGAMDDAEEDLVDVLFRIQKDGGLEVPLTIGNIKAIILDLFNAGSETSANTLQWVMSELMRNPKVMRKAQAELRNNLQGKTTVTEDDLTNLKYLKLVIKETLRLHPVLPLLLPRECREACNVIGYDVPKYTTVFINVXAINRDPKYWDMAEMFKPERFDNSMIDFKGTDFEFVPFGAGRRICPGIAFAQSNMELVLATLLYYFDWELPSGMSPEELDMTEDMGLSVRRKNDLYLHPTVCVPL; this is translated from the exons ATGTATCTGCATCTGCGTGCTGTGTGTGCCATGGCCATGGATGGCATGGAGAAGGTGGCGTGGTGCGCTTGCTTCCTCTTCCTGGCTCTTATGGTGGTTAGGTTGAGGACGAAGCGGCGTGGCGACAATAATGGCGGGGTGAAGTTGCCGCCTGGGCCGTGGCGGCTGCCGCTCGTCGGCAACCTCCACCAGGTCATGGCGCGCGGCCCGCTCGTGCACCGCACCATGGCCGACCTGGCGCGCCGGCTCGACGCGCCGCTCATGTCGCTCAGGCTCGGCGAGgtccccgtcgtcgtcgcctcgtccgccgacgccgccagggAGATCACCAAGACGCACGACGTCGCGTTCGCGACGCGGCCGTGGAGCTCCACCATCCGGGTCATGATGAGCGACGGCGTCGGGCTGGTGTTCGCGCCCTACGGCGCGCTGTGGCGGCAGCTCCGCAAGATCGCCATGGTGGAGCTCCTCAGCGCCCGCCGCGTCCAGTCGTTCCGCCGCATCCGGGAGGACGAGgtcggccgcctcgtcgccgccgtcgcggcggcgcagccCGGCGAGGCCGTGAACGTCAGCGAGCGGATCGCGGCGCTCGTCTCCGACGCCGCGGTGCGCACCATCATTGGTGACCGGTTCGAGAGGCGGGACGAATTCCTGGAGGGCCTTGCCGAGGGGATCAAGATCACATCCGGGTTCAGCCTCGGCGACCTGTTCCCATCGTCGAGGCTGGCCAGCTTCATCGGCGGCACGACGCGGCGGGCAGAGGCGAACCACCGCAAGAACTTCGAGCTGATGGAATGCGCTCTCAAGCAGCATGAGGAGAAGAGggcagctgctgcagctgccgccgccggcgctgtgGAAGACGATGAGGACATCGTCGACGTGCTTCTCAGGATTCAGAAGGAAGGGAGCCTCCAAGTGCCCCTCACCATGGGCAATATCAAAGCTGTCGTCCTT GACCTTTTTGGTGCTGGCAGCGAGACATCGGCAAATACGCTTCAATGAGCGATGGCTGAGCTCATAATGAATCCAAGAACAATGCTGAAGGCACAAGCAGAGTTACGTGATGCCCTCCAAGGAAAGCAAATAGTGTCAGAATATGACTTGGTTAAATTGAAGTATTTGAAACTTATTATCAAGGAGACCTTAAGGTTACATCCTGTGGTGCCACTACTTCTCCCT GGGAGGGAATGTCAGGAGACATGTAAGGTCATGGACTACGATGTCCCCATAGGTACTATTGTGCTTGTGAACATGTGGGTAATCGGTAGAGACCCTAAATATTGGGAGGACGCTAAGACATTTAGACCCGAGCGATTTGAGGATGGCCATATAGATTTTAAAGGAATGAACTTTGAATATTTACCTTTTGGAGCAGGGCGAAGGATGTGCCCTGGTGTGGCATTTGCAGAAGCAATTATGGAGCTCGCTCTAGCCTCATTGCTCTATCACTTTGATTGGGAGTTCCCCGATGGCATCTCGCCGGCCAAGATGGATATGATGGAGGTGATGGGTTCTACCGTGCGAAAGaagaatgatctttaccttgtTCCAAATGCCCATGTGCCGGTTGCCCCATA TAGCACTCGATCGATCTGTGTTGCCATGGCCATGGATGGCATGGAGAAGGTGGCGTGGTGCGCTTGCTTCCTCTTGCTGGCTCTCATGGTGGTCAGGTTGACGGCGAAGCGGCGTGGCGACAATGGCGCGGAGAGGCTGCCGCCTGGGCCGTGGCGGCTGCCGCTCGTCGGCAACCTCCACCAGGTCATGGCGCGCGGCCCGCTCGTGCACCGCACCATGGCCGACCTGGCGCGCCGGCTCGACGCGCCGCTCATGTCGCTCAGGCTCGGCGAGGTCCCCGTCGTTGTCGCCTcgtccgccgacgccgccagggAGATCATGAGGACGCACGACGTCGCGTTCGCAACGCGGCCGTGGAACCCGACcacgcggcggctgcggtgcgACGGCGAGGGCGTGGTGTTCGCGACGTACGGCGCGCTGTGGCGCCAGCTCCGCAAGCTGTGCGtcgtcgagctgctcggcgcgcggcgcgtCCGGTCGTTCCGCCGCGtccgcgaggaggaggcgcgccgcctcgtcgccgccgtcgccgcgtccCCGCGCGGCGAGGCCGTGAACGTCAGCGAGCGGATCACGGCGGTGATCACGGACGCGACGATGCGGGCCATGATCGGGGACAGGTTCGGGCGGCGCGACGAGTTCCTGGAGCTGCTCGCCGACATCGTCAAGATCGGCTCCGGGTTCAGCCTCGACGACCTGTTCCCGTCGTGgcgtctcgccggcgccatcggcGGCATGGCGCGCCGCGCCGAGGCGAACCACCGGAGGACCTACGAGCTGATGGACAGCGTGTTCCAGCAGCACGAACAGCGGAGGGTTCACGTTGCTGCGCCGGCTGACGGCGCCATGGACGACGCGGAGGAGGACCTCGTTGACGTGCTCTTCAGGATACAGAAAGATGGTGGCCTCGAGGTGCCTCTCACCATTGGCAACATCAAAGCAATCATCCTG GACCTCTTCAATGCAGGGAGTGAGACATCAGCAAATACGCTCCAGTGGGTTATGTCAGAGCTAATGAGGAACCCAAAAGTGATGAGAAAGGCACAAGCAGAGTTAAGGAACAACCTACAAGGGAAGACAACGGTAACCGAAGACGATCTCACAAATCTAAAGTACCTGAAGCTTGTCATCAAGGAGACGCTTAGGTTACATCCCGTGCTGCCCTTACTTCTCCCAAGAGAGTGCCGAGAAGCATGCAATGTCATCGGATACGACGTCCCGAAATACACTACCGTTTTTATAAACGTGTGAGCAATCAACAGGGACCCCAAATATTGGGACATGGCCGAGATGTTTAAGCCAGAACGCTTTGACAATAGCATGATTGACTTCAAAGGTACAGACTTCGAGTTCGTGCCATTTGGGGCTGGAAGAAGGATCTGTCCTGGCATAGCATTTGCACAGTCCAATATGGAGCTTGTGCTTGCTACACTCCTATACTACTTTGACTGGGAGCTTCCTAGTGGTATGTCGCCTGAAGAGTTAGATATGACTGAGGACATGGGACTATCTGTCCGAAGGAAGAATGATCTTTACCTACATCCAACAGTTTGTGTGCCTCTGTAG